A genomic window from Hyla sarda isolate aHylSar1 chromosome 8, aHylSar1.hap1, whole genome shotgun sequence includes:
- the DNAJB2 gene encoding dnaJ homolog subfamily B member 2 isoform X1 yields the protein MGDYYEILGVPRNATQDDIKRAYRKLALKWHPDKNPDNKELAEKKFKDIAEAYEVLSDVNKRETYDRYGKAGFAGPEPSRTSNPRYQGFTYTFRSPDEVFREFFGGRDPFSDFFGDDFLFPGMRSDEMRHTRSAPFFTEVFPSSRVFSSFSSFGSDGFGVSGNVCSVSTTTKFVNGKRITTKRTVENGVERVEVEEDGQLKSIRVNGVEDELALALEMSKRDHKNVPTPSTTQTRETPHNLHTSTPTFMVLDSDDEDEDLQLAMAYSLSEMEAAGQHRAGVRSKLRTGRGQEAERQQRGQEEPLRHQQGADNLRHHQGADHLSQHQRHQAEVLRPQREVSGQEEGEGSGGAQDDPKKEDKDDKKKSRCYVC from the exons ATGGGAGACTATTATGAAATCCTCGGAGTTCCCCGAAACGCCACCCAGGATGATATAAAACGAGC ATATCGGAAACTGGCACTGAAATGGCACCCAGATAAGAACCCAGATAACAAGGAGCTGGCAGAGAAGAAATTTAAAGACATTGCGGAAGCTTATGAGGTGCTATCAGATG tGAACAAACGTGAAACCTATGACCGTTATGGGAAAGCTGGATTTGCCGGACCTG AACCTTCAAGAACCTCCAACCCCAGATACCAAGGTTTTACCTATACATTCCGGAGCCCTGATGAAGTGTTCAGAGAGTTTTTCGGAGGCAGAGATCCTTTCTCAGATTTCTTTG GTGATGACTTCTTGTTTCCTGGAATGCGCAGCGATGAGATGCGCCACACCCGCTCCGCGCCATTCTTCACAGAGGTTTTTCCCAGTAGCAGAG TTTTCTCATCATTTTCGTCTTTTGGAAGTGACGGGTTTGGTGTGTCTGGAAACGTCTGCTCTGTCTCCACTACAACCAAGTTTGTTAATGGGAAGAGGATAACAACCAAAAG GACTGTAGAAAATGGTGTAGAACGGGTGGAggtagaggaggacgggcagcTGAAGTCCATCCGGGTGAACG GGGTAGAAGATGAACTCGCCCTAGCACTGGAGATGAGCAAACGGGATCACAAAAACGTGCCAACTCCCAGCACCACCCAGACCCGGGAGACTCCGCACAACCTCCACACGTCAACCCCGACCTTCATGGTGCTAGACAGCGACGACGAAGACGAGGATCTGCAGCTGGCAATGGCGTACAGCCTCTCAGAGATGGAAGCCGCGGGGCAGCACCGAGCAGGTGTGCGGAGTAAACTGAGAACAGGGAGAGGACAGGAGGCAGAGAGACAGCAGAGGGGTCAGGAAGAGCCACTGAGGCACCAGCAGGGGGCAGATAATCTGAGGCACCACCAGGGGGCAGATCATCTAAGTCAGCACCAAAGACATCAGGCAGAAGTTTTGAGACCACAAAGAGAAGTATCAGGGCAGGAGGAGGGTGAAGGAAGTGGAG
- the DNAJB2 gene encoding dnaJ homolog subfamily B member 2 isoform X2, producing the protein MGDYYEILGVPRNATQDDIKRAYRKLALKWHPDKNPDNKELAEKKFKDIAEAYEVLSDEPSRTSNPRYQGFTYTFRSPDEVFREFFGGRDPFSDFFGDDFLFPGMRSDEMRHTRSAPFFTEVFPSSRVFSSFSSFGSDGFGVSGNVCSVSTTTKFVNGKRITTKRTVENGVERVEVEEDGQLKSIRVNGVEDELALALEMSKRDHKNVPTPSTTQTRETPHNLHTSTPTFMVLDSDDEDEDLQLAMAYSLSEMEAAGQHRAGVRSKLRTGRGQEAERQQRGQEEPLRHQQGADNLRHHQGADHLSQHQRHQAEVLRPQREVSGQEEGEGSGGAQDDPKKEDKDDKKKSRCYVC; encoded by the exons ATGGGAGACTATTATGAAATCCTCGGAGTTCCCCGAAACGCCACCCAGGATGATATAAAACGAGC ATATCGGAAACTGGCACTGAAATGGCACCCAGATAAGAACCCAGATAACAAGGAGCTGGCAGAGAAGAAATTTAAAGACATTGCGGAAGCTTATGAGGTGCTATCAGATG AACCTTCAAGAACCTCCAACCCCAGATACCAAGGTTTTACCTATACATTCCGGAGCCCTGATGAAGTGTTCAGAGAGTTTTTCGGAGGCAGAGATCCTTTCTCAGATTTCTTTG GTGATGACTTCTTGTTTCCTGGAATGCGCAGCGATGAGATGCGCCACACCCGCTCCGCGCCATTCTTCACAGAGGTTTTTCCCAGTAGCAGAG TTTTCTCATCATTTTCGTCTTTTGGAAGTGACGGGTTTGGTGTGTCTGGAAACGTCTGCTCTGTCTCCACTACAACCAAGTTTGTTAATGGGAAGAGGATAACAACCAAAAG GACTGTAGAAAATGGTGTAGAACGGGTGGAggtagaggaggacgggcagcTGAAGTCCATCCGGGTGAACG GGGTAGAAGATGAACTCGCCCTAGCACTGGAGATGAGCAAACGGGATCACAAAAACGTGCCAACTCCCAGCACCACCCAGACCCGGGAGACTCCGCACAACCTCCACACGTCAACCCCGACCTTCATGGTGCTAGACAGCGACGACGAAGACGAGGATCTGCAGCTGGCAATGGCGTACAGCCTCTCAGAGATGGAAGCCGCGGGGCAGCACCGAGCAGGTGTGCGGAGTAAACTGAGAACAGGGAGAGGACAGGAGGCAGAGAGACAGCAGAGGGGTCAGGAAGAGCCACTGAGGCACCAGCAGGGGGCAGATAATCTGAGGCACCACCAGGGGGCAGATCATCTAAGTCAGCACCAAAGACATCAGGCAGAAGTTTTGAGACCACAAAGAGAAGTATCAGGGCAGGAGGAGGGTGAAGGAAGTGGAG
- the DNAJB2 gene encoding dnaJ homolog subfamily B member 2 isoform X3, whose protein sequence is MGDYYEILGVPRNATQDDIKRAYRKLALKWHPDKNPDNKELAEKKFKDIAEAYEVLSDVNKRETYDRYGKAGFAGPEPSRTSNPRYQGFTYTFRSPDEVFREFFGGRDPFSDFFGDDFLFPGMRSDEMRHTRSAPFFTEVFPSSRVFSSFSSFGSDGFGVSGNVCSVSTTTKFVNGKRITTKRTVENGVERVEVEEDGQLKSIRVNGVEDELALALEMSKRDHKNVPTPSTTQTRETPHNLHTSTPTFMVLDSDDEDEDLQLAMAYSLSEMEAAGQHRAGVF, encoded by the exons ATGGGAGACTATTATGAAATCCTCGGAGTTCCCCGAAACGCCACCCAGGATGATATAAAACGAGC ATATCGGAAACTGGCACTGAAATGGCACCCAGATAAGAACCCAGATAACAAGGAGCTGGCAGAGAAGAAATTTAAAGACATTGCGGAAGCTTATGAGGTGCTATCAGATG tGAACAAACGTGAAACCTATGACCGTTATGGGAAAGCTGGATTTGCCGGACCTG AACCTTCAAGAACCTCCAACCCCAGATACCAAGGTTTTACCTATACATTCCGGAGCCCTGATGAAGTGTTCAGAGAGTTTTTCGGAGGCAGAGATCCTTTCTCAGATTTCTTTG GTGATGACTTCTTGTTTCCTGGAATGCGCAGCGATGAGATGCGCCACACCCGCTCCGCGCCATTCTTCACAGAGGTTTTTCCCAGTAGCAGAG TTTTCTCATCATTTTCGTCTTTTGGAAGTGACGGGTTTGGTGTGTCTGGAAACGTCTGCTCTGTCTCCACTACAACCAAGTTTGTTAATGGGAAGAGGATAACAACCAAAAG GACTGTAGAAAATGGTGTAGAACGGGTGGAggtagaggaggacgggcagcTGAAGTCCATCCGGGTGAACG GGGTAGAAGATGAACTCGCCCTAGCACTGGAGATGAGCAAACGGGATCACAAAAACGTGCCAACTCCCAGCACCACCCAGACCCGGGAGACTCCGCACAACCTCCACACGTCAACCCCGACCTTCATGGTGCTAGACAGCGACGACGAAGACGAGGATCTGCAGCTGGCAATGGCGTACAGCCTCTCAGAGATGGAAGCCGCGGGGCAGCACCGAGCAG